A segment of the Terriglobales bacterium genome:
GCCGTGATCGGCGAAAAAGAGATGGAAGAAATGCTGGGGTAACAGGCTTCGACGTTTCAAGGTTTCGAAGTTTCGAGGTTTGGTAGGGACGAATCATGGTGGCGGTCACCAGGAAGCGGCGCGCGCGCAGCAGCCCGCCGGAACCAATCACGGCGTAGCGGACTTCCCCGGTGGCATGGTCGAAGATCACGTCGCAAATTTCACCGAGCTTCACGTCGTCGCGGGCATCGGCGAACTGGTAGTCCCCTGGCGTGGCGTTGTGGGCCATGAGCCTCCTTGTTTCCTCCGCAGCATTCAGATGCGATGGCGCAGCAGCGGGAGGTGCGTGATGGGAGATTTCCAGACGACGCCCTGCTCGGGGCGGAGGCTCGGCCGCAAGTTGCGTCAGAAGAGTTTCTTCATGCGCTCCCAGGTGGTGTCGAGCGACTCGGGCAGGACGCGCGTCTCTCCGACCGTGGTCATGAAGTTGGAATCGGCCACCCAGCGCGGCAGCACGTGCATGTGGATGTGTGAGGCGACGCCGGCGCCGGCCGCCCGGCCGATGTTCATCCCCAGGTTGATGCCCTCGGGCGAGTATAGCTGCCGCAGGACGTCCTCCATGCTGCGGCAGAGCTGCATCATCTCCGCCGAGGGCGCCTCCGGCAACTTGCGCAGCTCATCCACGTGCGCGTAGGGCACGATCATCACGTGCCCGGTCGTGTAAGGAAAAATGTTGAGCACCACGTAGCAGTGCTCGCCGCGGTGCACGATGTGCGCCGCGCGATCGTCTTTACTCTCCGCCAGGCGGCAGAAAACACACCCCGCGGCCTCGCTGGCGGCGGCATCCTTTATGTACTGATACCGCCACGGCGTGAAGATGTGGTCCATTAGCGCAAGAGGTTAACAGATGCGCTCGGAGTTGATGCGACGGCGGAATTGCGGAAGCGCCGAATGGCCGGCCTGGAATCCGTAAGCGCTGGGATCGGTAAGCGACGGTGAGCATCCATTCGGAATTCCGCAGTTCCGTAGTTCACCAACTGTGGAAAGTCCGCCGTCGCACGCTCAATTTCCCTCTCTGCTCGTTTGACACTCCGAGAGCGCGGTTGCTATATTCGATGGCAGTCTTGGACGCGCTTAGCGTTGCAAGATCCGGCCGCTCG
Coding sequences within it:
- a CDS encoding HIT domain-containing protein yields the protein MDHIFTPWRYQYIKDAAASEAAGCVFCRLAESKDDRAAHIVHRGEHCYVVLNIFPYTTGHVMIVPYAHVDELRKLPEAPSAEMMQLCRSMEDVLRQLYSPEGINLGMNIGRAAGAGVASHIHMHVLPRWVADSNFMTTVGETRVLPESLDTTWERMKKLF